The window ATCACGagcggctctgataccaaatttgtTACGCCCCGGGATCTAGATCTCGTGACAAGACCTGTACTTGTACTTCCTACAGCCGTGAGTATTACTAACACCTAATATCCTATTGAGAGGAGACTAGGTTAAACTATTCTAAGAGATTAAAAGCAATTGACTTCAAGCATAATTTTATTTCATGAACAACTACCCTTTAAATAGGGATAAACAAAAGACTCTAATAAGGAAACAAAGATCACCCAAATCGACTCAAATACTAAATGATCCTAATTACCAAATGTAAAAACTGAAACAAGATAATTCCCTAAAATAAGATATTTTCCAAAAATTAAAACTACTTATTATCCATATGATTCATAACaatacacacacacccacacatgcACGCACGAAAATGCTATaagtttttaaatttataattaatctaatttAGGGTACGCCAACAACAACTCCCTTCGCTATCGTCCTCTATTGTATTCTCTGTTGCAATATGTGATTTAAGGCATGCCATCAACAACCCTTTTACATCTAGATTTCAGATTTATACTCCATTCGCAGATCTACATTTCAACAACTTTTCTCTCTTCTCCGGTGGTAATAAGCGGTGTGGTTGCAAAAACTGAGAAAGAATATAGGACACAAATCTAGGGTTTCGATTCTATATCTCAATCCCTTTGGATTTTGCATCAATGTAGGGATTTCATGACCAATTTTAGGTTTTAAAATTTCATCTCGAAAATCAGTATTGATTAAAGGTTTTAGATTAGGATTTGGTGTTGATTATAGGTTCTAGATTCTAGTTCTAGCATCAAATTTGGGTTTGAATTTTAGATTTTGGTTATAATATCAAATTTAGTGTTGACAAGTGGTGATTGGTGAAAATGTCTACAGAAAAAGGAGATAGTTGTTGATAAAAGATAGTTGCCCGAATTGAGAAAATGGACAAGGAAtaaagagaaaatgagagagagatATGAAAAtgatataagtttttaaaatttataattaatcGAATTTAACTGATAagttaaaaataaatgaaaaaaataaaaaataaaaaaatggcaATATAGTCTTTAAAAAAAACGAGGGCCTAAAatgataaatttaaaataaaaaaatggcaATAtagtctttaaaaaaaaaaacgaggGCCTAAAATGATAAATTTAAAAGAAACGACAGACTAAACATGCTTTTGGGGCACTTAAACGGAAATCACTAACGGCTAACGGCGATAGGGACTAACCGTGCAAGGAAATAGAAACACATAGATTGTCcgaattattttttaaaaataaagactAAACGTGCTTTTTGGTACCCAACCGATggacgattcgtgtaatttactctaaaagcTATTACTTTAACAGGTACGTAGTTTTTGAACTAGCCTTAATTTCATGGATTTTGACTTGAAACAAGTCCGTCCATATATGAGATGAGATTGTTATTTTTATTACTAAAAATTTCAGAAAAGCAAAAACGGAATTCACCCCTAgattacacacacacatacacagtaCAGAAAGGACACATATCTAATCTAACAATGAGCTGAAGATGGTGAGATGTTATACACAGCCAAATATTGAGATGAAACGAgatattaagtttctatttgcaTAAGGAAGTTAACAAGAAGTAAACGTAACGTGAGCCTAGAGTCTAGAAAGAAACCCCTCTTCAATTTATGAACGAGGCTTACAAGTGTCATCCTTCTTCGTTTATACGGGCACCCTTTTGCCACGGTAGCGGTCCAAGAACTGTAAGCAATCAAAGATGATAGTCAAATATGACCACAATAGGAGAAGGAATCCAATGGAATGACatttcttttaatttatttagGCCATAGGGTGGTTTGGCTTCTTTTTTCATTccatcaataaaaataaaataaaaaatcataatataaccCACTTAATTTACTAtgcttcctttttttttttattgattcaTGATTTTTGTTATATTACAATCTTATATACAAATTTTAGTGAATCAATTAGCTTTCCTTATATTTAAATTTGTAATTAAAAGAAATTCATTGATTATAATCAAATATAATTTATAAAGTAGAATTAAACTATACGTTGTATTTTACTAAAAATTTAGATGATTCATTCCATTCCTACAGCTACAGACCAACCAAATATGATTTTGTGGAATGAGCAAAGCAAAGCTGGACTCCATCTTGTAAAATGCAACTAGAGTAAGCATGTGTTTTATTATTCAACTTCTAACAAATAAGATAAGGAATTAGGAATTAACATACCGATCTAATAGACGGATACTGAAACACCCAACCAATAACCGGTATTTTCTGCACAAAAACTGCTAGTGTGGGCCAGAAGCCACTGCATATAATTCCATCAAAACATTTATATGTATATCTGTGAATTGTTAAATGAAAATAACACCAACATACATGTGTGTATTATTATGCCCATCTACTCTAATTTCATTCTATCACAGCATAAGCATTGTACGTTGAaaaaattgctttgtatttgaaCAATATTGATATATTGATTGATACTATATATGCTCTAATAGGATGAAATGGAATAATAACAAAGTATGTTTTGTTTGCATTAAACTGTATCAAGCAAACCTGAAGAGTATGATGAAGCCATAAGTTTCTAAAGCCATTCCTATTACAGGCCACCCAATGATAACAAACAAGAAGCCCACACCAAAAGAGATTGTGCCCTGTGCAACCAATCAAGCATAAGCTAAGGGAGGGTTTGGtttattgaattttttttcacAAGG of the Lactuca sativa cultivar Salinas chromosome 6, Lsat_Salinas_v11, whole genome shotgun sequence genome contains:
- the LOC111898306 gene encoding vesicle transport protein GOT1, which gives rise to MAGLEMNDWKKIGLGLTGFGVFFSFLGIIFFFDKGLLAIGNILFISGVIITIGIKSSLQFFMKRNNLKGTISFGVGFLFVIIGWPVIGMALETYGFIILFSGFWPTLAVFVQKIPVIGWVFQYPSIRSFLDRYRGKRVPV